A window of Taeniopygia guttata chromosome 14, bTaeGut7.mat, whole genome shotgun sequence contains these coding sequences:
- the EEF2K gene encoding eukaryotic elongation factor 2 kinase isoform X2: MADEDLIFRMEGIDNARTTPVDSGNYLDADSDDEDNYFICPITDDPVSNKSANTKVDNYYSSLAKTEQYSSSSSPRSFSFKETWKHAIEKAKHMPDPWAEFHLEDIETEHATRYRYNAVTGDWVEDEVLIKMASQPFGRGAMRECFRTKKLSNFLHTQNWKGAYNYVAKQYIESVSRDVYFEDVRLQMEAKLWGEEYNRHKPPKQVDIVQTCIIEMKNRPGKPLFHLEHYIEGKYIKYNSNSGFVRDDSIRLTPQAFSHFTFERSGHQLIVVDIQGVGDLYTDPQIHTESGKDFGDGNLGVRGMALFFHSHFCNNICKSMGLAPFDLSSKEKDALDYNKKLLESAQTILRGTEEKCGSSRVRTVSGSRPPLLFRLSENSGDESMSDVAFDSLPCSPSSATPHSHKVDMLNWPVFSEVDNLDHFDNKRDFENGGDSGCPSEKRSETEDLDHRERGHSNNNQKQESDEDSLGSSARISVEKWNLYNSSRVHIHRPSCVAQEIQRLNALELEKKIGKSVLGKVHLAMVRYHEAGRFCEKDKEWDQESALFHLEHAADCGELEAIVGLGLMCSQLPHHILSEVTLEDTKENRNKGFNYLLRAAEAGDRPSMILVARAYDTGVNLGADRAQDWKEALHWYNAALNMTDYDEGGEYDGTQDEPRYLLLAREAEMLMMGGFNLDKDPQRSGELYTEAAEAAMEAMKGRLANQYYQKAEEAWAMMEE; the protein is encoded by the exons ATGGCAGACGAGGACCTTATTTTCCGTATGGAAGGGATTGATAATGCCAGAACGACTCCAGTGGACTCTGGGAACTATCTTGATGCTGATAGTGATGATGAAGACAATTATTTTATCTGTCCAATAACTGATGATCCAGTTTCTAACAAGTCTGCCAATACCAAAGTAGACAATTATTACAGCAGCTTAGCAAAAACTGAGCAGTACAGTTCAAGCTCTTCCCCCAGAAGCTTTAGCTTTAAG GAAACCTGGAAACATGCTATTGAGAAAGCCAAGCATATGCCTGATCCCTGGGCAGAATTTCACCTGGAGGACATTGAGACGGAGCATGCCACTCGCTACAG GTACAATGCAGTTACTGGGGACTGGGTTGAAGATGAAGTCCTTATAAAGATGGCTTCTCAA ccTTTCGGCCGTGGAGCAATGCGAGAGTGTTTCAGAAC AAAAAAGCTGTCCAACTTCTTACACACTCAGAACTGGAAAGGTGCCTATAATTATGTTGCCAAGCAATACATAGAGAGTGTGAGCAGAGATGTTTATTTTGAGGATGTTCGACTGCAGATGGAAGCAAAACTCTGGGGAGAAGAGTACAACCGGCACAAGCCGCCAAAACAG gTGGATATAGTACAGACGTGTATTATCGAAATGAAGAACAGGCCTGGAAAGCCTCTCTTTCATCTGGAACATTACATTGAGGGCAAATACATCAAATACAACTCAAATTCTGGATTTGTGCGAGACGACAGCATTCGTCTAACTCCACAA GCCTTCAGTCACTTCACCTTTGAGCGCTCAGGACACCAGCTCATTGTTGTTGATATCCAGGGAGTTGGAGATCTTTACACAGACCCTCAGATCCATACAGAGAGTGGTAAAGATTTTGGAGATGGCAACCTAG GTGTTCGAGGTATGGCCTTGTTCTTTCATTCTCATTTCTGCAACAACATCTGCAAAAGCATGGGGCTTGCACCATTTGATCTTTCATCCAAAGAGAAAGATGCCTTGGattataataaaaaattgcTT GAATCTGCTCAAACAATTCTCCGTGGCACAGAGGAGAAATGCGGCAGCAGCCGGGTGAGGACGGTGTCCGGGAGCCGCCCCCCGCTGCTCTTCCGCCTGTCTGAAAACTCCGGGGATGAAAGCATGAGTGATGTGGCATTTgactccctgccctgctctccctcctctgcGACCCCTCACAGCCACAAGGTGGACATGCTTA atTGGCCTGTGTTCAGTGAAGTAGATAACTTGGATCACTTTGACAACAAAAGG GATTTTGAAAATGGTGGAGACAGCGGATGTCCCAGTGAAAAGAGAAGTGAGACAGAAGATCTGGATCATAGAGAGAGG GGCCATTCAAACAACAACCAGAAGCAGGAGTCTGATGAAGACAGTTTGGGAAGCTCTGCAAGG atcAGTGTGGAGAAGTGGAATCTTTACAACTCTTCCAGAGTCCACATCCACAGACCATCCTGTGTTGCCCAAGAAATTCAGAGGCTCAATGCACTAgaacttgaaaagaaaattgggAAGTCAGTCCTTGGAAAG GTTCACCTGGCCATGGTTCGCTATCATGAAGCCGGGCGGTTCTGTGAGAAGGACAAGGAATGGGATCAGGAGTCAGCCCTGTTCCACCTGGAGCACGCTGCAGACTGTGGGGAGCTGGAAGCCATCGTTGGGTTAGGCCTCATGTGCTCTCAGCTGCCACATCACATCCTTTCTGAGGTCACTCTCGAG GATACAAAGGAGAACAGAAATAAAGGATTTAATTACTTGCTGAGAGCAGCCGAAGCTGGAGACCGGCCTTCCATGATTCTGGTAGCAAGAGCATATGATACAGGTGTAAATCTTGGTGCAGACAG AGCCCAGGATTGGAAGGAGGCACTTCACTGGTACAACGCTGCGCTGAACATGACCGACTATGATGAGGGAGGTGAATATGATGGCACTCAGGATGAGCCCCGGTATCTGCTCCTGGCCAGGGAAGCAGAGATGCTAATGATGGGAGGGTTCAACCTGGATAAGGATCCACAGAGATCAG GTGAGCTTtacacagaagcagcagaagcagccaTGGAAGCCATGAAGGGCAGACTGGCAAATCAGTATTACCAAAAAGCAGAAGAGGCTTGGGCGATGATGGAAGAATGA
- the EEF2K gene encoding eukaryotic elongation factor 2 kinase isoform X1 has translation MADEDLIFRMEGIDNARTTPVDSGNYLDADSDDEDNYFICPITDDPVSNKSANTKVDNYYSSLAKTEQYSSSSSPRSFSFKNDTQHRSKHGSVVDHGRETWKHAIEKAKHMPDPWAEFHLEDIETEHATRYRYNAVTGDWVEDEVLIKMASQPFGRGAMRECFRTKKLSNFLHTQNWKGAYNYVAKQYIESVSRDVYFEDVRLQMEAKLWGEEYNRHKPPKQVDIVQTCIIEMKNRPGKPLFHLEHYIEGKYIKYNSNSGFVRDDSIRLTPQAFSHFTFERSGHQLIVVDIQGVGDLYTDPQIHTESGKDFGDGNLGVRGMALFFHSHFCNNICKSMGLAPFDLSSKEKDALDYNKKLLESAQTILRGTEEKCGSSRVRTVSGSRPPLLFRLSENSGDESMSDVAFDSLPCSPSSATPHSHKVDMLNWPVFSEVDNLDHFDNKRDFENGGDSGCPSEKRSETEDLDHRERGHSNNNQKQESDEDSLGSSARISVEKWNLYNSSRVHIHRPSCVAQEIQRLNALELEKKIGKSVLGKVHLAMVRYHEAGRFCEKDKEWDQESALFHLEHAADCGELEAIVGLGLMCSQLPHHILSEVTLEDTKENRNKGFNYLLRAAEAGDRPSMILVARAYDTGVNLGADRAQDWKEALHWYNAALNMTDYDEGGEYDGTQDEPRYLLLAREAEMLMMGGFNLDKDPQRSGELYTEAAEAAMEAMKGRLANQYYQKAEEAWAMMEE, from the exons ATGGCAGACGAGGACCTTATTTTCCGTATGGAAGGGATTGATAATGCCAGAACGACTCCAGTGGACTCTGGGAACTATCTTGATGCTGATAGTGATGATGAAGACAATTATTTTATCTGTCCAATAACTGATGATCCAGTTTCTAACAAGTCTGCCAATACCAAAGTAGACAATTATTACAGCAGCTTAGCAAAAACTGAGCAGTACAGTTCAAGCTCTTCCCCCAGAAGCTTTAGCTTTAAG AATGACACACAACATCGTTCTAAGCATGGCTCTGTGGTTGACCATGGTCGG GAAACCTGGAAACATGCTATTGAGAAAGCCAAGCATATGCCTGATCCCTGGGCAGAATTTCACCTGGAGGACATTGAGACGGAGCATGCCACTCGCTACAG GTACAATGCAGTTACTGGGGACTGGGTTGAAGATGAAGTCCTTATAAAGATGGCTTCTCAA ccTTTCGGCCGTGGAGCAATGCGAGAGTGTTTCAGAAC AAAAAAGCTGTCCAACTTCTTACACACTCAGAACTGGAAAGGTGCCTATAATTATGTTGCCAAGCAATACATAGAGAGTGTGAGCAGAGATGTTTATTTTGAGGATGTTCGACTGCAGATGGAAGCAAAACTCTGGGGAGAAGAGTACAACCGGCACAAGCCGCCAAAACAG gTGGATATAGTACAGACGTGTATTATCGAAATGAAGAACAGGCCTGGAAAGCCTCTCTTTCATCTGGAACATTACATTGAGGGCAAATACATCAAATACAACTCAAATTCTGGATTTGTGCGAGACGACAGCATTCGTCTAACTCCACAA GCCTTCAGTCACTTCACCTTTGAGCGCTCAGGACACCAGCTCATTGTTGTTGATATCCAGGGAGTTGGAGATCTTTACACAGACCCTCAGATCCATACAGAGAGTGGTAAAGATTTTGGAGATGGCAACCTAG GTGTTCGAGGTATGGCCTTGTTCTTTCATTCTCATTTCTGCAACAACATCTGCAAAAGCATGGGGCTTGCACCATTTGATCTTTCATCCAAAGAGAAAGATGCCTTGGattataataaaaaattgcTT GAATCTGCTCAAACAATTCTCCGTGGCACAGAGGAGAAATGCGGCAGCAGCCGGGTGAGGACGGTGTCCGGGAGCCGCCCCCCGCTGCTCTTCCGCCTGTCTGAAAACTCCGGGGATGAAAGCATGAGTGATGTGGCATTTgactccctgccctgctctccctcctctgcGACCCCTCACAGCCACAAGGTGGACATGCTTA atTGGCCTGTGTTCAGTGAAGTAGATAACTTGGATCACTTTGACAACAAAAGG GATTTTGAAAATGGTGGAGACAGCGGATGTCCCAGTGAAAAGAGAAGTGAGACAGAAGATCTGGATCATAGAGAGAGG GGCCATTCAAACAACAACCAGAAGCAGGAGTCTGATGAAGACAGTTTGGGAAGCTCTGCAAGG atcAGTGTGGAGAAGTGGAATCTTTACAACTCTTCCAGAGTCCACATCCACAGACCATCCTGTGTTGCCCAAGAAATTCAGAGGCTCAATGCACTAgaacttgaaaagaaaattgggAAGTCAGTCCTTGGAAAG GTTCACCTGGCCATGGTTCGCTATCATGAAGCCGGGCGGTTCTGTGAGAAGGACAAGGAATGGGATCAGGAGTCAGCCCTGTTCCACCTGGAGCACGCTGCAGACTGTGGGGAGCTGGAAGCCATCGTTGGGTTAGGCCTCATGTGCTCTCAGCTGCCACATCACATCCTTTCTGAGGTCACTCTCGAG GATACAAAGGAGAACAGAAATAAAGGATTTAATTACTTGCTGAGAGCAGCCGAAGCTGGAGACCGGCCTTCCATGATTCTGGTAGCAAGAGCATATGATACAGGTGTAAATCTTGGTGCAGACAG AGCCCAGGATTGGAAGGAGGCACTTCACTGGTACAACGCTGCGCTGAACATGACCGACTATGATGAGGGAGGTGAATATGATGGCACTCAGGATGAGCCCCGGTATCTGCTCCTGGCCAGGGAAGCAGAGATGCTAATGATGGGAGGGTTCAACCTGGATAAGGATCCACAGAGATCAG GTGAGCTTtacacagaagcagcagaagcagccaTGGAAGCCATGAAGGGCAGACTGGCAAATCAGTATTACCAAAAAGCAGAAGAGGCTTGGGCGATGATGGAAGAATGA
- the LOC100226032 gene encoding putative short-chain dehydrogenase/reductase family 42E member 2, producing the protein MNAVATSYRRTSDGRQSKYAGTPSKISMRAVVTGGGGYCGYKLGCALASTGASVVLCDINKPLWATPNGVVWIQTDIRDYSAILAVCEGADCVFHVASYGMSGTEQLHKKEIETVNINGTRLILNACKQQNIPRLVYTSSVNVVFGGLPIEDGDEESLPYFPIDKLVDHYSRTKSIAEQMVLAANGSALEGGGILHTCVLRPPGIYGPEEQRHLPRLAKIIERRLLSFKFGDPSVKMNWIHVENFVQAHILAAEALTPEKNYIASGQVYFIHDGEKSNLFEWLTPLFERLGCSKPWIRIPTCLVYASATFMEHLHAILRPVVDLPPLLTRNEVQNISVTHTFRIDKARAQLGYRPQKFDFADSVDHYIESRPQPSNYQLFLNILLTLFVAFILVFLSSKLDNLSVLHYFKGRH; encoded by the exons atgaatGCAGTAGCAACATCCTATCGCCGAACCTCTGACGGCAGACAGAGCAAGTATGCTGGAACACCCAGTAAAATCAGTATGAGAGCCGTGGTGACAGGAGGAGGTGGCTATTGTGGATACAAGCTGGGATGTGCTCTTGCCAGCACAGGAGCTTCTGTTGTTCTGTGTGACATAAACAAGCCTTTGTGGGCGACTCCCAATGGAGTGGTGTGGATCCAG ACAGATATCAGGGATTACAGTGCCATATTGGCAGTCTGTGAAGGGGCTGACTGTGTGTTTCACGTAGCTTCATATGGAATGTCAGGAACAGAGCAG ttgCATAAAAAAGAGATTGAAACTGTCAACATTAATGGGACAAGATTAATCCTTAATG CCTGCAAACAACAAAACATCCCTCGGCTGGTCTACACCAGCTCAGTGAATGTGGTGTTTGGAGGACTTCCTATTGAAGATGGGGATGAGGAATCTTTGCCGTATTTCCCAATTGACAAG CTCGTTGACCACTATTCCAGAACCAAATCGATTGCAGAACAAATGGTACTAGCAGCTAATGGATCTGCACTAGAAG GAGGTGGAATACTCCATACATGCGTTCTTCGCCCACCAGGAATCTATGGACCAGAAGAGCAGAGACACTTGCCAAGGCTAGCA AAGATTATTGAGAGAAGGCTACTTAGCTTCAAGTTTGGGGACCCTTCTGTTAAAATGAACTGGATACATGTAGAGAATTTTGTACAAGCTCATATTCTGGCTGCTGAAGCTCTCACACCTGAAAAGAACTACATAGCT AGTGGCCAGGTGTATTTCATTCATGATGGTGAAAAATCCAACCTTTTTGAATGGCTAACTCCACTT tttgaaagaTTAGGTTGCAGTAAGCCATGGATACGTATTCCTACTTGCTTAGTCTATGCATcag CCACATTCATGGAACACCTTCATGCCATTCTGAGACCAGTTGTTGACCTACCCCCACTGCTGACCAGAAATGAG GTACAGAACATTTCTGTAACTCACACATTTCGAATAGACAAGGCACGGGCTCAGCTGGGATACCGCCCACAGAAGTTTGACTTTGCTGACTCTGTGGACCACTACATTGAATCCAGACCACAACCCTCGAATTATCAACTCTTCCTCAATATTTTGCTTACTTTATTTGTTgctttcattttggtttttctttcttcaaaacTTGATAACCTTTCagttttgcattattttaaaggaagacACTGA
- the EEF2K gene encoding eukaryotic elongation factor 2 kinase isoform X4 — protein sequence MADEDLIFRMEGIDNARTTPVDSGNYLDADSDDEDNYFICPITDDPVSNKSANTKVDNYYSSLAKTEQYSSSSSPRSFSFKETWKHAIEKAKHMPDPWAEFHLEDIETEHATRYRYNAVTGDWVEDEVLIKMASQPFGRGAMRECFRTKKLSNFLHTQNWKGAYNYVAKQYIESVSRDVYFEDVRLQMEAKLWGEEYNRHKPPKQVDIVQTCIIEMKNRPGKPLFHLEHYIEGKYIKYNSNSGFVRDDSIRLTPQAFSHFTFERSGHQLIVVDIQGVGDLYTDPQIHTESGKDFGDGNLGVRGMALFFHSHFCNNICKSMGLAPFDLSSKEKDALDYNKKLLESAQTILRGTEEKCGSSRVRTVSGSRPPLLFRLSENSGDESMSDVAFDSLPCSPSSATPHSHKVDMLNWPVFSEVDNLDHFDNKRDFENGGDSGCPSEKRSETEDLDHRERISVEKWNLYNSSRVHIHRPSCVAQEIQRLNALELEKKIGKSVLGKVHLAMVRYHEAGRFCEKDKEWDQESALFHLEHAADCGELEAIVGLGLMCSQLPHHILSEVTLEDTKENRNKGFNYLLRAAEAGDRPSMILVARAYDTGVNLGADRAQDWKEALHWYNAALNMTDYDEGGEYDGTQDEPRYLLLAREAEMLMMGGFNLDKDPQRSGELYTEAAEAAMEAMKGRLANQYYQKAEEAWAMMEE from the exons ATGGCAGACGAGGACCTTATTTTCCGTATGGAAGGGATTGATAATGCCAGAACGACTCCAGTGGACTCTGGGAACTATCTTGATGCTGATAGTGATGATGAAGACAATTATTTTATCTGTCCAATAACTGATGATCCAGTTTCTAACAAGTCTGCCAATACCAAAGTAGACAATTATTACAGCAGCTTAGCAAAAACTGAGCAGTACAGTTCAAGCTCTTCCCCCAGAAGCTTTAGCTTTAAG GAAACCTGGAAACATGCTATTGAGAAAGCCAAGCATATGCCTGATCCCTGGGCAGAATTTCACCTGGAGGACATTGAGACGGAGCATGCCACTCGCTACAG GTACAATGCAGTTACTGGGGACTGGGTTGAAGATGAAGTCCTTATAAAGATGGCTTCTCAA ccTTTCGGCCGTGGAGCAATGCGAGAGTGTTTCAGAAC AAAAAAGCTGTCCAACTTCTTACACACTCAGAACTGGAAAGGTGCCTATAATTATGTTGCCAAGCAATACATAGAGAGTGTGAGCAGAGATGTTTATTTTGAGGATGTTCGACTGCAGATGGAAGCAAAACTCTGGGGAGAAGAGTACAACCGGCACAAGCCGCCAAAACAG gTGGATATAGTACAGACGTGTATTATCGAAATGAAGAACAGGCCTGGAAAGCCTCTCTTTCATCTGGAACATTACATTGAGGGCAAATACATCAAATACAACTCAAATTCTGGATTTGTGCGAGACGACAGCATTCGTCTAACTCCACAA GCCTTCAGTCACTTCACCTTTGAGCGCTCAGGACACCAGCTCATTGTTGTTGATATCCAGGGAGTTGGAGATCTTTACACAGACCCTCAGATCCATACAGAGAGTGGTAAAGATTTTGGAGATGGCAACCTAG GTGTTCGAGGTATGGCCTTGTTCTTTCATTCTCATTTCTGCAACAACATCTGCAAAAGCATGGGGCTTGCACCATTTGATCTTTCATCCAAAGAGAAAGATGCCTTGGattataataaaaaattgcTT GAATCTGCTCAAACAATTCTCCGTGGCACAGAGGAGAAATGCGGCAGCAGCCGGGTGAGGACGGTGTCCGGGAGCCGCCCCCCGCTGCTCTTCCGCCTGTCTGAAAACTCCGGGGATGAAAGCATGAGTGATGTGGCATTTgactccctgccctgctctccctcctctgcGACCCCTCACAGCCACAAGGTGGACATGCTTA atTGGCCTGTGTTCAGTGAAGTAGATAACTTGGATCACTTTGACAACAAAAGG GATTTTGAAAATGGTGGAGACAGCGGATGTCCCAGTGAAAAGAGAAGTGAGACAGAAGATCTGGATCATAGAGAGAGG atcAGTGTGGAGAAGTGGAATCTTTACAACTCTTCCAGAGTCCACATCCACAGACCATCCTGTGTTGCCCAAGAAATTCAGAGGCTCAATGCACTAgaacttgaaaagaaaattgggAAGTCAGTCCTTGGAAAG GTTCACCTGGCCATGGTTCGCTATCATGAAGCCGGGCGGTTCTGTGAGAAGGACAAGGAATGGGATCAGGAGTCAGCCCTGTTCCACCTGGAGCACGCTGCAGACTGTGGGGAGCTGGAAGCCATCGTTGGGTTAGGCCTCATGTGCTCTCAGCTGCCACATCACATCCTTTCTGAGGTCACTCTCGAG GATACAAAGGAGAACAGAAATAAAGGATTTAATTACTTGCTGAGAGCAGCCGAAGCTGGAGACCGGCCTTCCATGATTCTGGTAGCAAGAGCATATGATACAGGTGTAAATCTTGGTGCAGACAG AGCCCAGGATTGGAAGGAGGCACTTCACTGGTACAACGCTGCGCTGAACATGACCGACTATGATGAGGGAGGTGAATATGATGGCACTCAGGATGAGCCCCGGTATCTGCTCCTGGCCAGGGAAGCAGAGATGCTAATGATGGGAGGGTTCAACCTGGATAAGGATCCACAGAGATCAG GTGAGCTTtacacagaagcagcagaagcagccaTGGAAGCCATGAAGGGCAGACTGGCAAATCAGTATTACCAAAAAGCAGAAGAGGCTTGGGCGATGATGGAAGAATGA
- the EEF2K gene encoding eukaryotic elongation factor 2 kinase isoform X3 encodes MADEDLIFRMEGIDNARTTPVDSGNYLDADSDDEDNYFICPITDDPVSNKSANTKVDNYYSSLAKTEQYSSSSSPRSFSFKNDTQHRSKHGSVVDHGRETWKHAIEKAKHMPDPWAEFHLEDIETEHATRYRYNAVTGDWVEDEVLIKMASQPFGRGAMRECFRTKKLSNFLHTQNWKGAYNYVAKQYIESVSRDVYFEDVRLQMEAKLWGEEYNRHKPPKQVDIVQTCIIEMKNRPGKPLFHLEHYIEGKYIKYNSNSGFVRDDSIRLTPQAFSHFTFERSGHQLIVVDIQGVGDLYTDPQIHTESGKDFGDGNLGVRGMALFFHSHFCNNICKSMGLAPFDLSSKEKDALDYNKKLLESAQTILRGTEEKCGSSRVRTVSGSRPPLLFRLSENSGDESMSDVAFDSLPCSPSSATPHSHKVDMLNWPVFSEVDNLDHFDNKRDFENGGDSGCPSEKRSETEDLDHRERISVEKWNLYNSSRVHIHRPSCVAQEIQRLNALELEKKIGKSVLGKVHLAMVRYHEAGRFCEKDKEWDQESALFHLEHAADCGELEAIVGLGLMCSQLPHHILSEVTLEDTKENRNKGFNYLLRAAEAGDRPSMILVARAYDTGVNLGADRAQDWKEALHWYNAALNMTDYDEGGEYDGTQDEPRYLLLAREAEMLMMGGFNLDKDPQRSGELYTEAAEAAMEAMKGRLANQYYQKAEEAWAMMEE; translated from the exons ATGGCAGACGAGGACCTTATTTTCCGTATGGAAGGGATTGATAATGCCAGAACGACTCCAGTGGACTCTGGGAACTATCTTGATGCTGATAGTGATGATGAAGACAATTATTTTATCTGTCCAATAACTGATGATCCAGTTTCTAACAAGTCTGCCAATACCAAAGTAGACAATTATTACAGCAGCTTAGCAAAAACTGAGCAGTACAGTTCAAGCTCTTCCCCCAGAAGCTTTAGCTTTAAG AATGACACACAACATCGTTCTAAGCATGGCTCTGTGGTTGACCATGGTCGG GAAACCTGGAAACATGCTATTGAGAAAGCCAAGCATATGCCTGATCCCTGGGCAGAATTTCACCTGGAGGACATTGAGACGGAGCATGCCACTCGCTACAG GTACAATGCAGTTACTGGGGACTGGGTTGAAGATGAAGTCCTTATAAAGATGGCTTCTCAA ccTTTCGGCCGTGGAGCAATGCGAGAGTGTTTCAGAAC AAAAAAGCTGTCCAACTTCTTACACACTCAGAACTGGAAAGGTGCCTATAATTATGTTGCCAAGCAATACATAGAGAGTGTGAGCAGAGATGTTTATTTTGAGGATGTTCGACTGCAGATGGAAGCAAAACTCTGGGGAGAAGAGTACAACCGGCACAAGCCGCCAAAACAG gTGGATATAGTACAGACGTGTATTATCGAAATGAAGAACAGGCCTGGAAAGCCTCTCTTTCATCTGGAACATTACATTGAGGGCAAATACATCAAATACAACTCAAATTCTGGATTTGTGCGAGACGACAGCATTCGTCTAACTCCACAA GCCTTCAGTCACTTCACCTTTGAGCGCTCAGGACACCAGCTCATTGTTGTTGATATCCAGGGAGTTGGAGATCTTTACACAGACCCTCAGATCCATACAGAGAGTGGTAAAGATTTTGGAGATGGCAACCTAG GTGTTCGAGGTATGGCCTTGTTCTTTCATTCTCATTTCTGCAACAACATCTGCAAAAGCATGGGGCTTGCACCATTTGATCTTTCATCCAAAGAGAAAGATGCCTTGGattataataaaaaattgcTT GAATCTGCTCAAACAATTCTCCGTGGCACAGAGGAGAAATGCGGCAGCAGCCGGGTGAGGACGGTGTCCGGGAGCCGCCCCCCGCTGCTCTTCCGCCTGTCTGAAAACTCCGGGGATGAAAGCATGAGTGATGTGGCATTTgactccctgccctgctctccctcctctgcGACCCCTCACAGCCACAAGGTGGACATGCTTA atTGGCCTGTGTTCAGTGAAGTAGATAACTTGGATCACTTTGACAACAAAAGG GATTTTGAAAATGGTGGAGACAGCGGATGTCCCAGTGAAAAGAGAAGTGAGACAGAAGATCTGGATCATAGAGAGAGG atcAGTGTGGAGAAGTGGAATCTTTACAACTCTTCCAGAGTCCACATCCACAGACCATCCTGTGTTGCCCAAGAAATTCAGAGGCTCAATGCACTAgaacttgaaaagaaaattgggAAGTCAGTCCTTGGAAAG GTTCACCTGGCCATGGTTCGCTATCATGAAGCCGGGCGGTTCTGTGAGAAGGACAAGGAATGGGATCAGGAGTCAGCCCTGTTCCACCTGGAGCACGCTGCAGACTGTGGGGAGCTGGAAGCCATCGTTGGGTTAGGCCTCATGTGCTCTCAGCTGCCACATCACATCCTTTCTGAGGTCACTCTCGAG GATACAAAGGAGAACAGAAATAAAGGATTTAATTACTTGCTGAGAGCAGCCGAAGCTGGAGACCGGCCTTCCATGATTCTGGTAGCAAGAGCATATGATACAGGTGTAAATCTTGGTGCAGACAG AGCCCAGGATTGGAAGGAGGCACTTCACTGGTACAACGCTGCGCTGAACATGACCGACTATGATGAGGGAGGTGAATATGATGGCACTCAGGATGAGCCCCGGTATCTGCTCCTGGCCAGGGAAGCAGAGATGCTAATGATGGGAGGGTTCAACCTGGATAAGGATCCACAGAGATCAG GTGAGCTTtacacagaagcagcagaagcagccaTGGAAGCCATGAAGGGCAGACTGGCAAATCAGTATTACCAAAAAGCAGAAGAGGCTTGGGCGATGATGGAAGAATGA